The proteins below are encoded in one region of Bacteroides uniformis:
- a CDS encoding sugar O-acetyltransferase, which translates to MKTEYEKCMAGEPFIGSRDPKIVEMILRTKRLLAQFNATDYADSKRRRELLCEMLGHVGKNVHVDIDFHCECGKHIFMGDKVIVNMNCTFVDNNRIDIGSNVLIASNVQIYTATHSTKVDERMVQDCPEEQEICRTYALPVRIEDGVWIGGGVVILPGVTIGRNSVIGAGSVVTRSIPANCVAVGNPCRVIKQIDNIVSV; encoded by the coding sequence CTTTTATAGGAAGCAGGGATCCGAAAATAGTGGAGATGATTTTGCGTACAAAACGTCTCCTGGCACAATTCAATGCCACAGATTATGCCGATAGCAAGCGCAGGAGGGAGTTGTTGTGTGAGATGTTGGGACATGTAGGCAAGAATGTGCATGTGGATATTGACTTCCATTGTGAATGTGGCAAGCATATTTTTATGGGCGACAAGGTAATTGTCAACATGAATTGTACCTTTGTGGACAACAATCGTATTGACATAGGTAGCAACGTCTTAATAGCCTCTAATGTACAGATATATACGGCAACCCATTCTACCAAAGTAGATGAACGTATGGTGCAGGACTGTCCGGAAGAACAAGAAATCTGCCGTACGTATGCCTTACCTGTACGAATAGAGGATGGAGTATGGATTGGTGGAGGGGTTGTCATTTTGCCTGGTGTCACCATCGGGAGGAACAGCGTTATCGGGGCGGGGAGTGTGGTTACCCGTTCTATTCCTGCGAATTGTGTGGCAGTGGGAAATCCTTGTCGTGTGATAAAACAGATTGATAATATAGTATCTGTATGA
- a CDS encoding LytTR family DNA-binding domain-containing protein, translating into MGKLVELWRSPYPTFYQRWKAVVIPSAIIFLILYILQPFGISRIKGSVFGVVAGSALIAAGASGVFTYLLPALFPAYYKEQNWTLGKHVLNLLLMLLLIAVGIWAYQSWLMGMWLDKRLFFLALSWVMVLAPFPTIFFLMWNRNLQLTRNLKEAMEMNGHLSRRISPEVGIASLEDKVFSSEEALVFAGGTKEMLEVKAGDFLYAEAKGNYVKVGYRSDSDKEKKITWRLLRATMKQAEEAVSACPFIIRCHRAFLVNIRMVVKVDGNSQGYKLNLEGCEEEVPVSRAYAKEVKALIENRTKS; encoded by the coding sequence ATGGGGAAATTGGTGGAACTTTGGCGGAGTCCTTATCCTACGTTTTATCAACGCTGGAAGGCAGTAGTGATACCTTCGGCCATTATTTTTCTGATATTATATATACTTCAGCCGTTCGGTATTTCCCGGATAAAGGGAAGTGTGTTTGGGGTGGTTGCCGGTTCTGCATTGATTGCGGCAGGTGCTTCGGGAGTTTTCACCTATTTGCTTCCGGCATTATTTCCTGCTTATTACAAGGAGCAGAACTGGACATTGGGTAAGCATGTGTTGAATTTGCTGCTGATGTTGTTGCTGATAGCAGTGGGGATTTGGGCCTATCAATCATGGTTGATGGGAATGTGGTTGGACAAGCGGTTGTTCTTTCTGGCTTTGTCTTGGGTAATGGTGCTGGCACCTTTTCCTACCATATTTTTTCTGATGTGGAACCGCAATTTGCAACTGACCCGCAATCTGAAAGAAGCTATGGAGATGAACGGTCACCTTTCAAGGAGAATATCCCCGGAAGTTGGGATAGCGAGCTTGGAAGACAAGGTGTTTTCCTCGGAAGAAGCGTTGGTGTTTGCCGGTGGCACCAAAGAAATGCTGGAAGTAAAGGCCGGAGATTTCCTTTATGCAGAGGCAAAGGGGAATTACGTAAAAGTAGGTTACCGTTCAGATTCGGATAAAGAAAAGAAAATTACATGGAGATTGTTGCGTGCCACCATGAAGCAGGCAGAGGAAGCTGTCTCTGCTTGCCCTTTTATTATCCGTTGCCATAGGGCCTTTCTTGTAAACATCCGGATGGTGGTGAAAGTAGATGGAAACTCTCAGGGATATAAGCTGAATCTGGAGGGTTGCGAAGAAGAGGTTCCGGTTTCACGCGCATACGCCAAAGAGGTGAAAGCATTGATTGAAAACCGGACAAAGAGTTAG